In Perca fluviatilis chromosome 14, GENO_Pfluv_1.0, whole genome shotgun sequence, a genomic segment contains:
- the zgc:165653 gene encoding alpha-actinin-2, with protein MTAVETQVSYSNSYTIQHEEAYMTQEDDWDRDLLLDPAWEKQQRKTFTAWCNSHLRKAGTQIENIEEDFRNGLKLMLLLEVISGERLPKPDKGKMRFHKIANVNKALDFICSKGVKLVSIGAEGEKTSAKEGLLLWCQRKTAPYRNVNVQNFHISWKDGLALCALIHRHRPDLIDYSKLRKVPCPSFSSYAFFIF; from the exons ATGACAGCTGTCGAAACCCAAGTATCATACAGCAACTCTTACACGATTCAACATGAAGAGGCATACATGACCCAAGAGGACGACTGGGACAGGGACCTCCTGCTGGACCCTGCCTGGGAGAAGCAGCAGAGAAAG acCTTCACAGCTTGGTGTAACTCCCACTTGAGGAAGGCCGGGACACAGATTGAGAACATTGAAGAAGATTTCAGAAATGGCCTCAAACtcatgctgctgctggaggtCATATCAG GTGAGAGGCTGCCCAAACCTGACAAAGGCAAGATGCGTTTCCACAAGATCGCCAACGTGAATAAAGCTCTGGACTTCATCTGCAGCAAGGGGGTCAAGCTGGTGTCTATTGGTGCTGAGGGTGAGA agACCTCTGCCAAGGAGGGTCTGCTGCTGTGGTGCCAGAGGAAGACTGCCCCCTACAGGAACGTCAATGTGCAGAACTTCCACATCAG TTGGAAGGACGGCCTGGCTCTGTGCGCCCTCATCCACAGACACAGACCTGACCTCATCGACTACTCTAAACTGAGAAAGGTGCCCTGTCCTTCCTTTTCTTCTTATGCTTTCTTTATCTTCTGA